The Terriglobales bacterium genome segment TCCAAGGGCTGCCCCAACGTGCTCAACCTGATGTACGAGCCCGACCGGCGCATCGCGGTGGAGTGGGCGGCGATGCGGAAGTCGGACGGCACCGCCACCTACCCGGTGAAGCTCACGCTCTACTGCGACGACCGCGCCGGCATGCTGAAGCAGGTCACCGCCGTCATCTCCGACGACAACACCAACATCCGCAACATCGAAGCGCGCTCGGCGGATTCGCAGGCGACCATCGACGTCACCATCGACACCGAGGACCTGAAGCACCTGGAGCGCATCGTGGCGGGGCTGCGGAAGCTGCCGGGGGTGCGCGACGTGCAGCGCAACAAGCGGGTGTGATGGAAGCAATAAGCGATAGGCAATAAGCGTGGAGCGCGCTCGCCCCCGGAACGCGCGTAATAGAATCCCTTCCAGTGCTTTCCGAACTGATCACCGGAGTCGCAGCGGCGGGCGCCGCCGCGGGTGTGTTCGCCTACGGGGCGCGGGCGCCGCAGTCGCAGCTGTTCGGTCCGGCTTTCTGCGGGACGCCGGGAAGGGGGAAGCAGCTCGCGCTCACTTACGACGACGGCCCCAACGATCCGTGGACGCAGAAGCTGCTGGACGTGCTCGACCGCCATGGCGTGAAAGCGACGTTCTTCCTGATCGGGCGGTACGTGGAGCTGCGCCCGGAGATCGCGCGCGAGGTCGCGGCGCGCGGGCACGTGGTCGGCAACCACACCTGGTCGCACCCCGACCTGGTGTTCACCTCGAAAGCGACGCTCGAGTCGGAGCTGAAGAAGACGGAAGCCGCGCTCACGCAGGCCGTGGGCGCGCACTCGAGGTTGTTCCGGCCGCCGTTCGGCGCGCGGCGGCCAGCGACGCTGAAGACCGCGCGCGCGCTGGGCCTCGAGCCCATCCTGTGGTCGGTGACCTGTTGGGACTGGTCGGCGAAGAGCCCGGAGGCCATCGTGAAGAAGGCCGCGCGGCGGATCCGCGGCGGCGACGTCATCCTGCTGCACGATGGCGGGCATTTGGCGTTCGGGGCCGACCGAGTGCACACGGTGGCGGCGACGGATGAACTCATCCGGCGCTACCAGGGCGAGGGGTTCGAGTTCGTGACGGTGCCGGAGATGCGGGCGTCACCAGACTCTTAGGCTTGTCATTCCGAGCGAAGCGAGGAATCTGCTTTTCGTGACGAAGAAGCAGATTCCTCGTCGCTACGCTCCTCGGAATGACAAGTCATAGGGAAGGAAACGCTTCCCGCGCCGCTTCTACCGTGAGCCGCACCTCGTCTTCGGTGTGCGCGCCGGAGAGGAACGCCGCCTCGAATTGCGAGGGCGGCAGGTAGACGCCGCGCTCCAGCATCGCGCGATGCCACTTGCCGAAGGCGGCGGTGTCGGACTTCGCCGCCGAATCCCAGTCCGTGACTTTCCCCGGCTGGAAGAACCAGGTGAACATCGAGCGGACGCGGTTGGCCATCAGCTTCACGCCCGCTTCTTCTGCCGCGGCGCAGACCTTCTCGACCAGCACGCCGGCGAGCGATTCCAGGCGCGTGTAAAGCTCGGGGTGCGCCTTCAGGTGCTTCAGGGTCGCGAGGCCGGCGGCCATGGCGAGCGGGTTGCCGCTGAGCGTGCCCGCCTGGTAGACGGGGCCGAGGGGCGCGACCGTGTTCATGATCTCGGCGCGGCCGCCGTAGGCGCCCACCGGCAGCCCGCCGCCGATGATCTTGCCGAGCGTCGTCATGTCGGGCTTGATGCGGTAGAGCTGCTGCGCGCCGCCGTAGGAGACGCGGAAGCCGGTCATCACCTCGTCGAAGATGAGCACCGCGCCGTCGCGCCGCGTGATCTCGCGCAGCGCTTCGAGGTACCCCGGCGCGGGCGGGACGCAGCCCATGTTGCCGACCACCGGCTCCACGATGACGCACGCGATCTGCCCCTTGAACCTCGTGAACGCCTGCTCGACCGCGGTGACGGAGTTGTAGGGGAGCGCGAGGGTGAACTGCGCGAGTTCGTCGAGCACGCCGGCGGAGCCGGCGATGCCGAGCGTCGCCACGCCGGAGCCGGCCTTGACCAGCAGGGAATCGGCGTGGCCGTGGTAGCAGCCTTCGAACTTGACCAGGTATTTGCGTTCGGTGAAGCCGCGCGCCAGGCGGATGGCCGACATCGTCGCCTCGGTGCCGGACGAGACGAAGCGGACTTTTTCGCACGACGGGAAGGCGTCGAGCACCGCCTCGGCGAGCTCGAGTTCGAGCGGGGTGGAAGCGCCGAAGCTCGCGCCCGAGCGCGCGCCCGCCTCGATCACGCGCGTCACTTCCGGATGGCAGTGGCCGAGGATGAGCGGACCCCAAGAGCCGACGTAGTCGATGTACTCGTTGCCGTCGGCGTCCCACATGTGCGAGCCGGAGCCGCGGACGATCCACGGCGGGTCGCCGCCCACGGCGCGGAAGGCGCGCACCGGGGAATCGACGCCGCCGGGGATCACGCGCTCGGCGCGCTCTTGCAGCTTGCGGGAGAGGTCGGTCTTGCGGGGCATGGGGAACGGAACACTATAGCAGCGCGATCAGCGCGTGAAGGCATGGCGGGCGAGGACCGCTGCTACCGTGTAATAGAGCGGGGAGAGAATCACCCAAGACCAGAATGAGGCGGCGGGAAACGGCTCAGCATGAGCGGCTGCATCGGCCTTAAGGGTGCGATAGAGCAGCACGTCAAGGCCGGCGAGTATGGCCGCTCCACAAGCCGCCACGGTTCCGGGGTTCGGAAAGAGAGATGAAATAAGGAACCCTCCTACCCAAGGCAATGCAGCAGAAGACAGCGCGACGAGCTTACGTCCGATCGGGGTGGGAGGCGGCGCATTCCAAGGTCTGTCAACCTCTCCGGTTCCGGTGTCGCGGACTACGAGCCGCGTTGGAACTCCGAGGGCATCGGAGAGTTCGCTCGCCACAGCCGGCAAGTCGTGCAGCAGCGGATAGTAGCTGGTGTGAGACAAGACCCTTTCATCGCCGCCGTGGGATACCGTCACTATCTCGAGTGCTTCCCTACTGCCGAAGTTTTCCACGAACCTGAATGCCAGGGAGACAAGCCCGGCACGGCCTACAGCCAGCGAACTAGTACCGAACAAGGACGGACGCACGAATCTCAGTTCTTGCGCGTCTACCTCGAACCTGCCAAAGCCGGATCGCCGAATGATCCAGCGCCCCAAGACGGCTGCGGTCACTATGAGGAAACCAACGATGTCCCACTGAACACTCTCGCCGAAGCGCGTCCGCCGCCAAACTTCGTAGCCGGCGAGTGCTACCGAGGGGCTTGCCACGACCAATGCCCATACCCAGCCGGGGATGGTGCTGGAGCGGATTCTAATGACGCGTTTCACGCGGCCGCATCTTAAACCCTACAGGCGTCGTCGTGCGCCACACTGGTAGAATCAAAGCTGAGTCATGGTCCAGCCATTCGTCCGCGAACTGTTCGTGGACGTGGAAAAGTCTGACGCCCTCAAGCGTGCGATACCCCCTCTGAAGGGTCGCGCGGGGCGGATACGTGTCGCTGGACTCACCCCGACTGCCAAAGCCCTGCATCTTCCGCTGCTGCGGCGCGCGGGGCAGAAGCCGCTGCTGGTCGTCGTCCGGAACAACAAGGCGGCGGAGGCGCTGCTGCCGGTAGTGCGCGCGTTCTGCGAGCTGACCGGCGCGGCGGAGCCGGAGGCCGCCATCGCGCTGCCGGCCTACGACGTGCTGCCGTTCGAGAACCAGTCGCCGCATCCCGAGATCCAGGAAGAGCGCGCGGCGACGCTGTGGAAGATCGCCACGGGGGCGGCGGAGATCGTGCTTGCGCCGCTGGAGTCGGCGCTCATGCGGATGCGGCCGGCGGAGGCTTACGCGGCGCTGGCGCGCACGCTGCGCAAAGGCGAGAGCGTCGACAGCGACCTCCTGGTCGAGCACCTGAACCTGGTCGGCTACGTGAAGGTGGACGTGGTCGAGATGCCGGGGCAGTACGCCGTGCGCGGCGGCATCCTGGACGTGTACTCGCCCGAGATGGATCGGCCGGTGCGCGCGGAGTTCTTCGGCGACGAGCTCGAGTCGCTGCGGAAGTTCGATCCGGCGTCGCAGCGCTCGCAGAACCCGCTGGACGAGGCGGTGCTGCTGCCGCTGACCGAGACCGCCGTGAGCGAAGCGACGCTGGCCGCCATCCACGCGCGCCTCTCGGGCGGGCGCATCACGGGCGCGCAGGCCACGGTGGAAGAGGCCGTGGTCGCGACCGGCGTGAGCGTCTTTCCCGGCTGGGAGCTGTACGCGCCGGTCGCGGGCGCTCCGGCGACGCTGCTCGACCTGCTGCCGGAAGCGGTCGTCTTCGTGGACGAGCCAAGCGAAGTGACTGCCGAGATCGACGTCTTCTGGGAGAAACTGGAGCGCGCGCACGAGCAGTCGGGCGTCGGGAACCTGGTGAAGCCGGAGGAGCTGTTTCTCTCCGCCGAGGAGTGGCAGGCCGCGCTCGCGCAGCGCGCCGGCGGGGCGCTGGAACATCTCGGTATCGAGACCGGCGACACCGAGACCATCACGCTGCAATCGCAGCCCACGCCGCGCTTTCATGGCGCCGTGCCGGCGCTGGTGGAAGAGGTGCAGCGGCTGACGGCGGACGGGCGCCGCGTGCTGTTCTGCGCCGGCTCCACCGGCGAGATGGAGCGGCTGGCCGACATCTTCACCGAATACAACGTGCCGTTCCGCATGGGGATGCGCACCGGCACCGCCGGCGGCGAGACTTTCCTCGACGAAGCCGCGTACTTCACCGAAGACGTGTTCGCGACGGTGCTGGTGCGCGCGTATGTGCCCGACGGCGTCCAGCTGCCCGAAGCGAAGCTCACCGTGTTCGGGTCGCGCGACCTGTTCGACGAATCGGAAGCTGCCGCCGCGCGGCCGCTGAAGCAGAAGTCGAAGACCGCGGCGTTCATGTCGGACTTTCGCGACCTCGCCGTCGGCGACTACGTGGTGCACGTGGAGCACGGCATCGGCCAGTACGTGGGGCTGCGCGAGATCGACCAGGAGGGCGCGAAGGCCGAGTTCATGGTGCTGGAGTACGCCGAGGGCGCGAAGCTCTACGTGCCGCTCACGCGCCTCGACCTGATCCAGAAATATCGCTCGGCGGAGGGCGCGAAGCCGGCGCTGAGCCGCCTGGGCACGGCGGCGTGGCAGAAGACCAAGGCGCGCGTGAAGAAGGCCATGAAAGACATGGCCGACGAGCTGCTGAAGCTCTACGCCGCGCGCAAGACCGCGCAAGGCCACGCCTTCCCCGCCGACACCGAGTGGCAGAAGGAATTCGAGGACGCGTTCGAGTTCGCCGAGACCGAGGACCAGGACCTGGCCATCGCCGACATCAAGCGCGACATGCAGTCGCCGCAGCCCATGGACCGCCTGCTGTGCGGCGACGTGGGGTACGGCAAGACCGAGGTCGCGATGCGCGCGGCCTTCAAGGCGGTGAGCGACGGCAAGCAGGTCGCGGTGCTCGCGCCCACCACCATCCTCGCCTTCCAGCACTACGAGACGTTCCAAGACCGCTTCAAGCAGTTCCCGCTGACGGTCGAGATGATCTCGCGCTTCCGCTCGCCCAAGCAGCAGAAGGAGATCGTGGAGCGCGTGGCGCAGGGCAAGGTCGACGTGCTCATCGGCACGCACCGCCTGCTCTCGAAGGACATCGTGTTCCAGGACCTCGGGCTGCTGATCGTGGACGAGGAGCAGCGCTTCGGCGTCCGGCACAAAGAGCGGCTGAAGCAGATGCGCAAGGAGGTGGACGTGCTGACGATGAGCGCGACGCCCATCCCGCGCACGCTGCACATGGCGGTGGTCGGGCTCCGGGACATGAGCGTGATCGAGACGCCGCCGCGGGACCGCATCGCCATCCAGACGGTCGTGGCTGCGTTCGACGAGAAGCTGATCAAGAATGCCATCGAGCAGGAGCTCGACCGCGGCGGCCAGGTCTACTTCGTCCACAACCGCGTGGATTCCATCTACGAGATCGCAGAGAAGATCCGCGAGCTGGCGCCGAAGGCGCGCATCCTCGTCGGGCACGGACAGATGAGCGAGCACGAACTGGAGAAGGTGATGTATGCGTTCGTGCGCCACCAGGCCGACGTGCTGATCGCCACCACCATCATCGAGAACGGGCTCGACATCCCCCTGTGCAACACCATCCTCATCAACCGCGCCGACCGGCACGGGCTCTCGGAGCTCTACCAGCTGCGCGGGCGCGTGGGGCGCTCGAACCGCCGCGCGTATGCGTATTTGCTGGTGCCGCCGGAGCAGGAGCTGACCGCCATCGCGCGCCGCCGGCTGGCCGCGCTCAAGGAATTCTCGGACCTCGGCGCCGGCTTCAAGATCGCCGCGCTCGACCTGGAGCTAAGAGGCGCCGGGAACCTGCTGGGCGGAGAGCAGAGCGGGCACATCGACGCCGTCGGCTTCGAGCTCTACACCTCGATGCTGGAGCGCACCATCCGCGAGCTGAAGGGCGAGGTGAGCGAGGAAGCGGCCGAGACGCAGCTGAACCTCGGCCTCAACATCCGCATCCCGCCGGAGTACATCGCGGAGGAGAACCAGCGGCTGCGGATGTACAAGCGCGTGGCGGCGGTCGAGACCGCGCAGCAGCTCGGCGACGTGCGCGACGAGCTCGCCGACCGCTACGGCGAGATGCCGGCCGCGGTCCGCAACCTGCTAGCCTACGCCGAGCTGAAGCTCGCGGCCGAGCGCGTGGGCGTGGCCGGCATCGACCGCCGGCGCGACGTCGTGAACGTGAAGTTCACCGAGAAGGCGAACATCGACGCCGACAAGCTCGCGCACTTCGTGGCGCAGGAGCGCGGCGCGCAGTTCACGCCGGCAGGGATCCTGAAATTCCAGCTCAAATCGACGCGGCCCGAAGATGTGCTCACGCGGCTGAAAGAGTTGCTGAGCGACCTGGCTGCGGAAGAAGTCAGGGTCGCCTGATTGCCGATTGCCAATCGCCGATTGCCGATTGGGTGGGCCCCAGGACTAGAATGGCCGCGCCATGGATCCAGCCGAGTTGAAGCAAAGAACCAGGAAGTTTGCCGTGCGGGTGTTCAAGATGGCCGATGCGCTTCCGCGCTCCGCCGCATCGCAGGTGATTGCTCGACAAGTGCTCCGATCGAGCAGTTCGGTGGCCGCGAACTATCGCTCGGCATGTCGCGCGCGTTCGCACGCAGAGTTCATCGCGCGCCTCGGCGTCGCCGAAGACGAAGCCGATGAGACCGTATTCTGGCTGGAGATGATCATTGAGGCCGGATTGCTGCCTGCGGCCAAGCTCGTCAAGCTGATGGACGAAGCTCGCCAACTCACGGCCATTCTGGTCGCATCTCGTAAGACTTCCAAGCGCCGTGAAGATCGGCAATCGGCGATTGGCGATCGGCAATGAAGAAGATTCGCAAGGCGGTGTTTCCGGCGGCCGGTCTGGGCACGCGCTTTCTCCCCGCGACGAAAGCGCAGCCGAAAGAGATGCTGCCGCTGGTCGACAAGCCCATCATCCAGTACGGCGTGGAAGAAGCGCTGGCGGCGGGCTGCGACCAGATCATCATCGTCACCGGGCGCGGCAAGTCGGCCATCGAAGACCACTTCGACGTCAGCTACGAGCTGGAGAAGATGCTGGAGGAGCGCGGCAAGCACGACCTGCTGACCATCGTGCGGCAGATCAGCGACATGATCCACGTCGCGTACGTGCGCCAGAAGGAAGCCATGGGGCTCGGCCACGCGGTGCTGATGGCGCGCGAACTGGTGGGCGACGAGCCCTTCGCCGTGCTGCTCGCCGACGACGTGATCGACGCGCGCACGCCCTGCCTCAAGCAGATGGCCGAGGTCTACGAGCAGACCGGCTCGGCCGTCATCGCGACACAGCAGGTGGATGGGCCGGGCATCTCGGCGTACGGCGTGCTCGACGCGCAACCGGTGCCGGGGAAGTTCGGCGGGCGGCTGTACGAGATCAGGGACCTGGTCGAGAAACCCAAGCCGCAGGATGCGCCGTCGAACCTGGCCGTCATCGGGCGGTACATCCTGACGCCCGACGTCTTCGAATATCTCGAGAAGACGCCGCTGGGCGCCGGCGGCGAGCTGCAGCTCACCGACGGCCTGCGTGGGCTGGCGAAAAAGGGGAAGCTGCTGGGCTATCGCTTCGAGGGCGTGCGGCACGATACCGGCGACAAGCTCGGCTTCCTGAAAGCGACGGTGGAGTTCGCGCTCAAGCGGCCGGACCTGGGTGACGGGCTGCGGGAGTACCTGAAGAACCTCAAGCTGTAACGCCCTGAACCGTTCATCGTGGTCTCACGATTGTTCATGCCGGCTATCGGACCGCGGGGCTCATGATCCAATCGTGCATCCAGTCGGTGGGGTAGCCGGCGCGGCGGAGGTCGGTGGCGAGCTGCGCCCAGTGGCGCATGCCGTGCGTCAGCGCCTGCCCCAGCATCTTGCGCTTGCTGACCTGGCCGGCGGGACCGAAGGGCGCCTGTTCCGCGAGTTCCTTCTCGCCCGCTTGCGCGATGAAGTCACGCATCTTCTTGCGCGCGGCTTCGCCGATGGCGAAGACCTCGTCCACGGTCGACTGCGGCAGCTGCTCGAGATCCGGGCGCGGCTCGCCCAGCGCCGCGCAGCCGAAGATAAGCTCGGCGATGAAGATGTGCGCGACCAGTTCGCGCACGTTCTTCGCGCCGCGGACATCGGTGGCGAGCTCGAACGCCGCGGGGTTCTTCTGGAAGTATTCCTTCCAGCGGCGCGACTCGGCGTCGGTGTAGTCGAGCAGCTCGCGGAAGCTGAGGCCGGGCTCGCTCATTTTCCGCGCGCGGCCTTGAGCTTGGCGGATTTCTCCTCCACGCCCTTGGCCAGCTTCTCCTTGTGCGCCTTCATCTTCTCGGCGATGGCCTGGTCGCCGAGCGCGATGATCTGCGCGGCCAGGATGCCGGCGTTGGTGGCGCCCGCCTTGCCGATGGCGACGGTCGCGACCGGGATGCCGGCGGGCATCTGCACGGTCGAGAGCAGCGAATCGAGGCCGTTCAGGACGCTCGGGATAGGCACGCCGATGACCGGCAGGGTGCTCTCGGCGGCGATGACGCCGGCGAGGTGGGCGGCGCCGCCCGCGCCCGCGATGATGACCTTGATGCCGCGGCCGGCGGCCGAGCGCGCGAAGTCGCCCGTCTTGCGCGGCGCGCGGTGCGCCGAGGTCACGTCGATCTCGTACGCGATGCCGAAGCCCTCGAGGGCCTTGGCGGCCTCGTTCATGATCTCCAGGTCGGAGTCGCTGCCCATCACAATCGCTACTTGCGGCTTATCTGACATTCGTTCCTCTCTCTAGTTTTTCTTCAACGCCGAGGCGCGGAGTTCGCCGAGGCCTTTCTTCCTTATCCTCGGCGCGCTTTGCGCTTCTGCGTTGAATCATTTCTTCGCGGCCGGTTGCAACATTCGCGCCGCAATGTCTTTTCGATAATGCATGCCGTCGAACTTGATGAGCGCGGAGGCTTCGTAGGCCCGCGCGACGGCCTGCTCGAGCGAGGCGCCGCGCGCGGTGACGCCCAGGACGCGTCCGCCGGCGGTGACCACGTCGCCGGCAGCGTTCCTCGCGGTCCCGGCGTGGAAGACCATGGCGCCTGCGACCTGAGCGGCGGCGTCGAGCCCGGTGATGACCTTGCCCTTGGCGAAGTCGCCGGGGTATCCGCCGGAGGCGAGCACGACGCAGCAGGTCGCGTCCGGCGACCACTTGAAGTCGCCGTCGGAGACGCGGCCGTCGACCGAGGCCTCGAAGGCGTCGACGAGATCGGACTCCAGCCGCATCAGGATGGGCTGCGTCTCGGGGTCGCCGAAGCGGCAATTGAACTCCAGCACCATCGGGCCGCGCGGCGTCATCATCAGGCCGCAATAAAGGATGCCGCGATACTCCGCGCCTTCCGCCTTCATGCCGCTGACCACCGGTTGCGCGACGTGGTGGATGAGCCAGTCGCGCATCGCGGGCTCGAGCAGGGAATCGGTGGAGTAGGCGCCCATGCCGCCGGTGTTGGGGCCGGTATCGCCGTCGCCGACGCGCTTGTGGTCCTGCGCGGCGACCAGCGGCGCCACGCGCTCGCCGTCGCTCATCACCAGGAAGGAAAGCTCCTCGCCCTCGAGAAACTCTTCCAGCACGACGCGCGCGCCGGCGGCGCCGAGCAGCTTTCCGGAGAGCATCTCGCGCGCGGTGGCGGCGGCCTCGTCCTTGGTCTGCGCGATGACCACGCCCTTGCCGGCCGCCAGGCCGTCGGCCTTCACCACGATGGGCGCGGAGAAGTGCGCCAGCGCGTCCTTCAGCTCCTTCTCGTCCGGGATGACCGCGTAGTGGGCGGTCGGGATGTTGTGCCGCCGCATGAACTCCTTGGCGAAGCTCTTCGACGATTCGAGCTGCGCGGCGGCGCGCGTGGGTCCAAAGATGCGCAAGCCGCGCGCGAGGAAGGCGTCGACCACGCCGGCGGTCAGCGGCACCTCCGGGCCGACCACGGTGAGGTCCGGCTGGAGCTGCTGCGCGAGCGCCAGCGCCGCGTCCACGCTCGCCACGTCGAGCGGCACGCATTCGGCGTCCTGCGCGATGCCGGCGTTGCCGGGCGCGCACCATACCTGCTCGACGCGCGGAGACTTGCGGATCGCCCACGCCAGCGCGTGTTCGCGGCCGCCTCCGCCGATGACCAGCACCTTCACTGAGTTCCCTCGCTCCGCCCGGGACTTCGGCTGCGGGCTCCCGGGCCCCATGCCCGCAAGACGCCTCAACATGGAAGCGACTAGGCTATTGGGCGGCGCGCCGGAGTGTCAATCGCCGTTAACCGTGCTTAAGGTGGGGGCTATAATGCTCGCACCGTGCCGCGTATCACCATCTCGAAAGAGGACTACCTCAAGGCGATCATGGAAGCCGAGAGCGAAGGGCTGAGCGTGATCTCGGCGACGCTGGCGCACTGGCTGAGCGTCTCGCCGCCGGCGGTGACGATGGCGCTGCGCCGCCTGAAGAAAGACGGCCTGGTCTCGGTGGCGCGCGACGGCCGGGTGCAGCTCACCGCGCAGGGGCGCCGCATCGCGCAAGGGACCATCCGGCGGCACCACCTCATCGAGCGCATGCTCTCGGAGATCTTCGGGATGGAGTGGTTCAAGGTGCACGACGAAGCCGAGCGGCTGGAGCACGCCGTCTCGGCGGCCTTCGAGCAGAAGCTGGCGGAAAAGCTTGGGCCGGGAGGCCTGTGCCCGCACGGCAACCTGACGGTGCCGGAAAGCGCGCCCGCGCGGCGCAAGCGCGGGCTCATCCCGCTGGCGGAGGCGGAAGCGGGCCGCACCTACCGCATCGGGAGCGTGTACGAGCGCGACCGCAAGCTGCTGGAGTTCCTGGAGCACCGCAAGCTGCGGCCGGGCAGCCGGCTGCGCGTGGTGGCCACCAACTACGACCAGACGGTCACGGTGGCGACCGACTCGGGGCAGGTCTCGGTGGGCAAGCCGGTGGCGGAGAAGGTGTGGGTGGCCGGCCCGGCGGAGAACGGCGCCCGCACGCGCCGCTAGTTAACTATAGTTTACTCGTGTTACTATACCCAGCCTAAGCTGCTGCACGTTCCCGATCTCATGAGCACACCCGCGGCCCGCATCAACGGATGGCGTTACCCGGCGGCCTCGCCGTCGCTGCCGGAGGTCTACGCCTCCATGCCGATCCCGAAGGACGCGCGCTTCTGGCGCAAGATGCTCGCGTTCGCGGGCCCGGGGTTCCTGGTGGCGGTCGGCTACATGGACCCGGGCAACTGGGCCACCGACCTGGCGGCGGGCTCGCGCTACAACTACTCGCTGCTGTTCGTGATCATGCTGTCGAACCTGATGGCGATCCTGCTGCAGAGCCTGTCGGTGAAGCTGGGGGTGGTGAGCGGGCGCGACCTGGCGCAGGCCTGCCGCGACCACTACTCCAAGCCGGTCTCGTTCGGCCTGTGGGTGCTGTGCGAGGTCGCGATCGCGGCGTGCGACCTGGCGGAGGTCATCGGCTCGGCCATCGCGCTGCAGCTGCTGTTCGACATCCCGCTGATCGTGGGCGTGTGCCTGACGGCGCTCGACGTGATGATCATCCTGTTCCTGCAGAACAAGGGGTTTCGGTACATCGAGGCGTTCGTGATCGCGCTGACCGCGATCATCGGGACGTGCTTCGCGCTGGAGATCTTCTTCTCGCGGCCGGAGCTGGCGGGCATCGCGCGCGGCTTCCTGGTGCCGACGCCGGAGATCTTCTCCAACCGCGAGATGCTGTACATCGCCATCGGCATCCTGGGGGCGACGGTGATGCCGCATAACCTCTACCTGCACTCCGCGGTGGTGCAGACGCGGCAGGTGCTGCCGGACGACGAATCGAAGCGCGAGGCCATCAAGTTCCACAACATCGACTCGGCGGTCGCGCTCACCTTCGCGCTGTTCGTGAACGCCGCCATCCTCATCCTGTCCGCGGCGGTCTTCCACCGCGGCGGGCACAACGAGGTGGCCGAGATCCAGGAGGCCTACCAGTTGCTGACGCCGCTGCTGGGGGTGACGGGCGCGAGCGCGCTGTTCGCCATCGCGCTGCTCGCCTCCGGGCAGAACTCCACGCTCACCGGCACGCTCGCCGGCCAGGTGGTGATGGAAGGCTTCCTGAACATCCGGCTGAAGCCGTGGGCACGGCGGCTGATCACGCGCGGCATCGCCATCGTGCCGGCGGTGATCGTGACCGCGCTCTACGGGCAGAGCGGCACCGCCAAGCTGCTGATCCTGAGCCAGGTCATCCTGAGCATGCAGCTGAGCTTCGCGGTCTTCCCGCTGGTGATGTTCACCAGCGACAAGGAGAAGATGGGCCGCTTCGTGAACCCGGCCTGGATCAAGGCGCTGGCGTGGACGGTCGCGGTGTTCATCGCGTCGCTGAACGTGTGGCTGCTGGCGCAGACGTTCCGCGACTGGATGAGCTAGGCCGCGCCGCGCGCTCGAGGGCGAGCGCGCCACATCATTCGGAGCTGTAGAGGCTGCTTTTCCAGATGGGGAACGCTTCTTCGCGGAAGACGGTATAGAGGGCGTAGCGGTAGCCGGCGTCGGAGACGAGGCGGAAGAGCAGCTCGGCGCGGCCGCGGCCCTCGGCGTCGATGGGGCCGACCAGCTCCATGCGCGGGACGGCGTCGAGGTGGTCCTTGTCGGTGACGTTGGCGAAGACCTTCTGCGGCACGAAGCTGAGGTCGGTGCGCGCGATGAAGGTCACGTAGGTGTCGCCGGAGACGCCGGTCACGACCAGCTCGGCGTTGTTGTCGAGGTTCAAGTCGTAGGCGGCGACCTCGACGCGCGAGAAATGGGCAGCGCGGGCGCCCGCGCCCGCGGCCTTTGACTTCGGGTTCTTTATCGCCTTCGCCGCCGGCGCGCGCGCTGCCAGGTACTTGTTCAGCTCGGCTTCGGCGAGCGTGACGGCCTTGGCCTTGAGCGCCTTCTCTTCCTCGGGCTTCCATGGGAAGCGGTAGTCGCGGGTGTTGCCGGTGCCGTCGGGGTCGGAGACGCCGATGAGGACTTCGCGGGCCGGGGCATTCGGGGCACCGGCTGTGCTCGCCGGGGTTTGGGCGGGAAGCTCGAGCGTCTGCCTGGCGGAGCTGGAGCCACCGCGGCGCAGCGTGGGGCGGTCGGGGTCGAGATCGTGCGGCGTGATGGGCTGCTCGGGCTGCACCGGGTGGACGCGCTCGGCCTCGGCGCGCGGCGAGCTGGGCTTGCCGCCGGGCTCGCTGGAAACGGGCGCTTCCGGCGCGGGCTTCGCCGTGTCGGAGGAGCCGGGCTTGCGGAGCCTGGGCGGGCCGTCGTCGTCGTTGAGCGTGCGGGTGCGCTCGCGCTCGGCGGCGGAGCGCGCCTTTTCCGCGGCCTCGAGCTGCGCGCGCGACTCCCACTTTCCCAGTCCGTACCACTCGCCCTTCTGCTGCTTGGCGGCGCCGACGGTGAAGAAGCCTTCCGGCGTGCC includes the following:
- the mfd gene encoding transcription-repair coupling factor — encoded protein: MVQPFVRELFVDVEKSDALKRAIPPLKGRAGRIRVAGLTPTAKALHLPLLRRAGQKPLLVVVRNNKAAEALLPVVRAFCELTGAAEPEAAIALPAYDVLPFENQSPHPEIQEERAATLWKIATGAAEIVLAPLESALMRMRPAEAYAALARTLRKGESVDSDLLVEHLNLVGYVKVDVVEMPGQYAVRGGILDVYSPEMDRPVRAEFFGDELESLRKFDPASQRSQNPLDEAVLLPLTETAVSEATLAAIHARLSGGRITGAQATVEEAVVATGVSVFPGWELYAPVAGAPATLLDLLPEAVVFVDEPSEVTAEIDVFWEKLERAHEQSGVGNLVKPEELFLSAEEWQAALAQRAGGALEHLGIETGDTETITLQSQPTPRFHGAVPALVEEVQRLTADGRRVLFCAGSTGEMERLADIFTEYNVPFRMGMRTGTAGGETFLDEAAYFTEDVFATVLVRAYVPDGVQLPEAKLTVFGSRDLFDESEAAAARPLKQKSKTAAFMSDFRDLAVGDYVVHVEHGIGQYVGLREIDQEGAKAEFMVLEYAEGAKLYVPLTRLDLIQKYRSAEGAKPALSRLGTAAWQKTKARVKKAMKDMADELLKLYAARKTAQGHAFPADTEWQKEFEDAFEFAETEDQDLAIADIKRDMQSPQPMDRLLCGDVGYGKTEVAMRAAFKAVSDGKQVAVLAPTTILAFQHYETFQDRFKQFPLTVEMISRFRSPKQQKEIVERVAQGKVDVLIGTHRLLSKDIVFQDLGLLIVDEEQRFGVRHKERLKQMRKEVDVLTMSATPIPRTLHMAVVGLRDMSVIETPPRDRIAIQTVVAAFDEKLIKNAIEQELDRGGQVYFVHNRVDSIYEIAEKIRELAPKARILVGHGQMSEHELEKVMYAFVRHQADVLIATTIIENGLDIPLCNTILINRADRHGLSELYQLRGRVGRSNRRAYAYLLVPPEQELTAIARRRLAALKEFSDLGAGFKIAALDLELRGAGNLLGGEQSGHIDAVGFELYTSMLERTIRELKGEVSEEAAETQLNLGLNIRIPPEYIAEENQRLRMYKRVAAVETAQQLGDVRDELADRYGEMPAAVRNLLAYAELKLAAERVGVAGIDRRRDVVNVKFTEKANIDADKLAHFVAQERGAQFTPAGILKFQLKSTRPEDVLTRLKELLSDLAAEEVRVA
- the hemL gene encoding glutamate-1-semialdehyde 2,1-aminomutase; amino-acid sequence: MPRKTDLSRKLQERAERVIPGGVDSPVRAFRAVGGDPPWIVRGSGSHMWDADGNEYIDYVGSWGPLILGHCHPEVTRVIEAGARSGASFGASTPLELELAEAVLDAFPSCEKVRFVSSGTEATMSAIRLARGFTERKYLVKFEGCYHGHADSLLVKAGSGVATLGIAGSAGVLDELAQFTLALPYNSVTAVEQAFTRFKGQIACVIVEPVVGNMGCVPPAPGYLEALREITRRDGAVLIFDEVMTGFRVSYGGAQQLYRIKPDMTTLGKIIGGGLPVGAYGGRAEIMNTVAPLGPVYQAGTLSGNPLAMAAGLATLKHLKAHPELYTRLESLAGVLVEKVCAAAEEAGVKLMANRVRSMFTWFFQPGKVTDWDSAAKSDTAAFGKWHRAMLERGVYLPPSQFEAAFLSGAHTEDEVRLTVEAAREAFPSL
- a CDS encoding polysaccharide deacetylase family protein; its protein translation is MLSELITGVAAAGAAAGVFAYGARAPQSQLFGPAFCGTPGRGKQLALTYDDGPNDPWTQKLLDVLDRHGVKATFFLIGRYVELRPEIAREVAARGHVVGNHTWSHPDLVFTSKATLESELKKTEAALTQAVGAHSRLFRPPFGARRPATLKTARALGLEPILWSVTCWDWSAKSPEAIVKKAARRIRGGDVILLHDGGHLAFGADRVHTVAATDELIRRYQGEGFEFVTVPEMRASPDS
- a CDS encoding four helix bundle protein, which translates into the protein MDPAELKQRTRKFAVRVFKMADALPRSAASQVIARQVLRSSSSVAANYRSACRARSHAEFIARLGVAEDEADETVFWLEMIIEAGLLPAAKLVKLMDEARQLTAILVASRKTSKRREDRQSAIGDRQ